The Toxoplasma gondii ME49 chromosome III, whole genome shotgun sequence genome includes a window with the following:
- a CDS encoding tetratricopeptide repeat domain containing protein (encoded by transcript TGME49_252220): MSATEAAQALKAKGNAAFQEGKYEDAVGFFTEAIKCTPDDAVLYSNRSGAYASLNKLEEALNDAEMCVKLRPTWGKGYSRKGLAEFRMMKYKEAEATYHKGLQVDPTNEQLKEGLNQVQQQTDQFFSMQAMLAAAQAVNKHPKLAKYQQEDPEYTHRLTEILKQIQKNPQSLKLIMAQPDVRVKEGVIAAMGGDLEEEEELPQSRTAAGPTRGSAENASATKAAAGVKAAEQPAKELTKEEQEAEELKQKGNELYKQKKFEAALEAYDEAIEKNPNEILYLNNKAAVYMELGDYDKCLAECQKALDKRYECKADFSKVAKVYCRMAACKTRSGDYSGAIAMYEKALCEDNNRMTRNALNEVKKLKEKKEKEDYINPALAEQHREKGNEYFKQGDYPAAKKEYDEAIRRNPKDAKLYSNRAAALTKLCEYPSALRDADTSVQVDPAFVKGWSRKGNLHMLLKEYPKALQAFDKGLALEPTNQECIQGKMAVMNKVQQLQSSGEVDPEQMAHSLADPEIQAILKDPQMNIVLMNIQEKPELIHEYLRDPKIKDGINKLIAAGILRVA, translated from the exons ATGTCTGCCACTGAGGCTGCCCAGGCACTGAAGGCGAAAGGCAACGCCGCCTTTCAAGAAGGCAAATACGAGGATGCTGTTGGCTTCTTCACAGAGGCCATCAAATGCACGCCTGACGATGCCGTTCTGTACTCTAATAGATCCGGCGCATATGCGTCTCTTAATAAGCTCGAAGAGGCCCTGAACGATGCGGAAATGTGTGTCAAGTTGCGCCCTACATGGGGAAAG GGGTACTCGCGGAAAGGCCTGGCTGAATTTAGGATGATGAAGTATAAAGAAGCTGAGGCAACGTATCACAAAGGGCTGCAGGTTGACCCTACGAACGAGCAGCTCAAGGAGGGTCTCAACCAG GTGCAGCAGCAAACGGACCAGTTCTTCTCGATGCAGGCAATGCTCGCGGCTGCCCAAGCAGTCAACAAGCACCCCAAGCTGGCCAAGTACCAGCAGGAGGACCCGGAATATACACACCGTCTAACGGAGATTTTGAAGCAAATCCAGAAGAACCCGCAATCGCTTAAACTCATCATGGCTCAGCCT GACGTGCGTGTCAAAGAGGGTGTCATCGCAGCAATGGGCGGAGAcctggaagaggaagaggagcttCCTCAGAGCAGGACAGCTGCGGGACCGACGAGAGGATCTGCTGAGAACGCGAGTGCTACCAAGGCAGCAGCAGGCGTGAAAGCGGCAGAACAGCCGGCGAAAGAACTCACaaaagaagagcaggaggcggaagagtTGAAACAGAAAGGCAATGAACTGTACAAGCAGAAAAAATTTGAGGCAGCCCTGGAGGCGTACGATGAGGCCATCGAGAAAAACCCCAACGAAATTCTTTATCTCAACAACAAGGCAG CGGTCTACATGGAACTGGGCGACTACGATAAATGCTTGGCCGAATGCCAGAAGGCACTTGACAAACGATACGAGTGCAAAGCGGATTTCTCCAAAGTTGCAAAG GTGTACTGCCGgatggctgcatgcaaaactCGGTCTGGCGACTATAGCGGGGCAATCGCCATGTATGAGAAGGCGTTGTGCGAGGATAACAATCGTATGACGCGCAACGCTCTCAATGAGGTGAAGAAGctaaaggagaagaaggaaaaagaggactACATCAACCCGGCGCTTGCGGAGCAGCACCGAGAAAAAGGCAATGAATACTTCAAACAGGGTGACTACCCTGCTGCAAAAAAAG AATACGACGAGGCTATCCGACGGAACCCTAAAGACGCGAAATTGTACAGCAACAGAGCGGCAGCGTTAACCAAACTGTGCGAATACCCTTCTGCGTTGCGG GATGCTGACACAAGTGTTCAGGTGGATCCGGCCTTCGTAAAGGGATGGAGCAGGAAGGGAAACCTTCACATGCTCTTGAAGGAGTATCCCAAAGCTCTGCAGGCTTTTGACAAAGGCCTGGCGCTCGAGCCCACAAATCAGGAATGCATCCAAGGAAAGATGGCTGTCATGAACAAAGTCCAACAACTCCAGAGCTCCGGAGAGGTTGATCCGGAACAGATGGCACACTCTCTG GCCGATCCGGAGATCCAAGCAATTCTGAAAGATCCACAGATGAACATCGTTTTGATGAACATCCAGGAGAAACCTGAGTTGATTCATGA GTATCTGCGAGACCCGAAGATCAAAGACGGAATCAACAAGCTCATCGCAGCTGGCATTCTGCGGGTCGCTTGA
- a CDS encoding hypothetical protein (encoded by transcript TGME49_252230), translating into MDENEEAPQSEAVECEYYVWDPATQQYARTDPHTGEALLRDPQYMQCHFHLVEPPEDRGLVSGVQSPHKQLPYDLRTQCAGVSETASASAARETIVDVMREAESAGKQAAEAQLVETSCESESHDHVTLRDGPETEALASSLYQFPSQTAPAKHSHSCRRQCDGLIQGDPSSPATGEQNDHSRSPKSCSTRMSCHHCARIPHCEQLKSETGPFSVLASPEAFGALPHRACLATDETDVTHSSVVCISCMCEHMVDNFVPPQESKSGLIKRNHWQRANYVLHGTNAGKTREVTGGMKRDHINGFECGAQRYHLPSAGMRPSRENVTRQSPTAKNGRYAETTHIHEDSTEDKWEGVHDKLDRQTDREELWYEPEEQSAEEIVGTTGSCYEERPDVIGKSIRSGHTGLSTSRPWGVASTRATSTLKNPLRGGLSEGKLENMRARLRVAEHVAAVSSSWRRPSMSSSSPNAFSAVSRLTGTGKPNLSSRNHLERTEEPSRDTSWLRLKTTGVRNAEGVCGGARWLPAKLTSQAEGPPGRRLRQHDPVSRGCQLRAAWDGDPFLRQQKRAQFDMKAYDTWLRNNGHLLRAKALELQREEQRLMLLMMQQQYPGNRKASVI; encoded by the exons AtggacgaaaacgaagaagctcCACAGAGTGAAGCTGTCGAGTGCGAATACTACGTGTGGGACCCGGCTACTCAGCAGTATGCACGGACAGATCCACACACTGGAGAGGCGCTTCTACGTGACCCACAGTACATGCAGTGCCACTTCCACCTGGTTGAACCCCCCGAGGACCGAGGGCTCGTATCGGGTGTCCAGTCACCCCACAAGCAACTTCCGTACGATCTCCGGACGCAATGTGCAGGCGTAAGCGAAACAG CGTCTGCGAGTGCTGCGCGAGAAACGATCGTGGACGTGATGCGGGAGGCGGAATCAGCAGGCAAACAGGCGGCAGAAGCCCAGTTGGTTGAAACCTCATGTGAATCTGAGTCTCATGACCACGTCACATTACGCGACGGCCCAGAAACGGAGGCGCTGGCTTCGTCACTCTACCAGTTTCCGTCACAAACCGCACCTGCGAAGCACTCTCATTCCTGTCGGAGACAGTGTGACGGGCTGATACAAGGGGACCCCTCGTCGCCTGCCACAGGTGAACAGAACGATCATTCTCGCTCTCCCAAGTCATGTAGTACCCGTATGAGCTGTCATCACTGTGCCAGGATTCCTCATTGCGAACAATTAAAAAGCGAAACGGGCCCGTTCTCTGTCCTGGCCTCTCCCGAGGCCTTCGGCGCACTCCCCCATCGCGCGTGTCTTGCAACAGATGAAACAGATGTAACGCACTCCTCTGTAGTTTGTATCAGTTGCATGTGTGAACACATGGTAGACAATTTCGTTCCTCCGCAAGAGAGCAAATCTGGGCTGATCAAAAGAAACCATTGGCAACGTGCCAACTACGTGCTACACGGGACCAACGCAGGAAAAACGCGTGAGGTCACGGGTGGCATGAAAAGGGATCATATAAACGGATTTGAGTGTGGAGCGCAACGTTATCATCTTCCGTCGGCCGGCATGCGCCCTTCACGTGAGAACGTAACTCGGCAGTCACCGACCGCGAAGAACGGTCGTTACGCCGAGACAACGCATATCCATGAGGACAGCACTGAGGACAAGTGGGAAGGTGTTCATGATAAGctggacagacagacagatcgCGAAGAGTTATGGTATGAACCTGAAGAGCAGTCTGCAGAAGAAATAGTGGGGACAACCGGATCCTGCTACGAAGAAAGACCTGATGTCATTGGTAAGTCGATACGGTCTGGACACACGGGGCTGTCGACGAGTCGACCATGGGGAGTTGCTTCGACTCGCGCTACGAGTACTTTGAAGAATCCGCTTCGAGGAGGTCTGTCTGAGGGGAAACTGGAAAACATGCGTGCCCGTCTGCGGGTTGCGGAGCATGTAGCGGCTGTGTCATCATCGTGGAGAAGGCCGTCGATGAGCTCATCTTCGCCGAACGCTTTCTCAGCGGTCTCGCGCCTTACGGGTACCGGAAAACCAAATCTTTCCTCAAGGAACCACCTTGAACGGACAGAAGAGCCCTCCAGAGACACTAGTTGGCTCCGCTTGAAGACCACTGGAGTCCGGAATGCTGAGGGTGTCTGTGGGGGAGCGCGGTGGCTTCCTGCCAAATTGACTTCTCAGGCAGAAGGACCTCCAGGGCGAAGACTGCGGCAGCATGACCCAGTCAGTCGGGGCTGTCAGTTACGTGCTGCTTGGGACGGTGATCCGTTCCTTCGGCAACAGAAGCGTGCACAGTTTGATATGAAGGCTTACGATACGTGGCTCCGTAACAATGGGCATTTGCTCCGAGCGAAAGCGTTGGAGCTGCAACGCGAAGAGCAGCGCCTCATGTTGTTGATGATGCAACAGCAATACCCgggaaacagaaaggcgTCGGTTATATGA